The window TAGAGGCAAAAGTTTTTATTAAAGGTTTTAAAATATGTGCTTCATCAGGAATTCCAGGACCTGGAGAAAGAATAATTTTTTTGTACTTTTCAATATCAGACAATTTAATTTCATTATTTCTAGATACTTGTACAGGATTTTTTGTTAATTTTTTTACAGCGTGAACAAGATTATAAGTAAAAGAATCGTAATTATCCAAAATTAGTATTTTATTCATAAAACTTCATATATTTTTAGCTAATTCGATAGATTTTAATAAGGCCATCAACTTATTATTTACTTCTTCTAACTCTTTTTCTTCCTTTGAATTAGAGACAATACCTGCACCAGCTTGAAAAAAAAGAGTATTGTTTTTACTTATAAAAGAACGAATAATTATAGCAGTATTGATATAAGAATTTTTTAATCCAAAAAAACCAATAGCTCCTCCATATACTCCTCTATGTTGATTTTCTATTTTATCTATCAACTCCATGGCTTTATATTTAGGAGCTCCAGAAAGAGTCCCTGCTGGAAAAGTATCTCCAAATACTTTTATAATGGATATATTATTTTCTAATTTTCCAGATACTTTAGATACCATATGTAACACATGAGAAAAAACTTGTATTTCTTTAAATCCTTCAACCTTTACATTAGAAGAGTTTTTACTTAAATCATTTCTTGCTAAATCTACTAACATAACATGTTCTGCATTTTCTTTTGGATTTTTTGCTAGATTTTCAGATAATTTTTTATCCTTATCTTCATTTCCTGATCTTCGTATTGTTCCTGCTATTGGATTTATATAGGCTTTTTGTTTATTAATGATTAACTGAGATTCTGGAGAAGAACCAAACAATTTATAATTTCCATAGTCAAAATAAAAAAGATATGGAGAAGGATTGATAAATCGTAAAGCACGATATACATTAAATTCATCTCCTTTAAATTTTTGTTGATATTGTCTAGATAATACTATTTGTAAAACATCTCCACGTAAACAAGCTTTTATTCCTTTAGATACCATTTTTTTATATTCTATGTCCGTAACATTTGAAGTACGATTTCCTATAGATTGAAATGGAAAAGAAGGAAAATTTTTCTTTTTTATTAATTCTATTAAATCATCTATATTAGTTTTTTTTTGAATATTATTAAATTGATGTTCAATTAAATACATTTTATTATAAAAATGATGAAATACAATTAAATTTTGATAAAAACCAAGTCGTATTTTTGGAATATTATATATTTTTTTAATTGGAACGTTAAATTTAATATTTTCAAAATATTGAATACTATCATAAGATATATATCCATATAAACCAGAATAGAAAATAGAAGTATTTTCATTTTTAAATTTTGTAAAAAAATCCTCAATTAAAATCTGAAGATCTAATCTATCATTTATAAATATGTGTTTATGAACACAATTTGGATATGATATTTTTAATACATTTTTACTTAGAATAAGTTCTGAAATTGGATTAATACAAAGAATAGAAAAATGATTTTTTGAAATTTGAGAATCAGAAA of the Blattabacterium cuenoti genome contains:
- a CDS encoding anthranilate synthase component I family protein produces the protein MFKFSFRTIQKKILADSTTPIELYLKLRDIFPNILLLEFSDSQISKNHFSILCINPISELILSKNVLKISYPNCVHKHIFINDRLDLQILIEDFFTKFKNENTSIFYSGLYGYISYDSIQYFENIKFNVPIKKIYNIPKIRLGFYQNLIVFHHFYNKMYLIEHQFNNIQKKTNIDDLIELIKKKNFPSFPFQSIGNRTSNVTDIEYKKMVSKGIKACLRGDVLQIVLSRQYQQKFKGDEFNVYRALRFINPSPYLFYFDYGNYKLFGSSPESQLIINKQKAYINPIAGTIRRSGNEDKDKKLSENLAKNPKENAEHVMLVDLARNDLSKNSSNVKVEGFKEIQVFSHVLHMVSKVSGKLENNISIIKVFGDTFPAGTLSGAPKYKAMELIDKIENQHRGVYGGAIGFFGLKNSYINTAIIIRSFISKNNTLFFQAGAGIVSNSKEEKELEEVNNKLMALLKSIELAKNI